A window of Campylobacter cuniculorum DSM 23162 = LMG 24588 contains these coding sequences:
- the dcd gene encoding dCTP deaminase, with protein MGLKADHWIRKMAKEFKMIEPFCEANVGKGVVSYGVSSYGYDIRVGREFKIFTNVNSTVVDPKNFVEENVVDFVGDICIVPANSFALARTIEYFRMPDDVLAICLGKSTYARCGIIVNVTPFEPGFEGHITIEISNTTPLPAKIYANEGIAQVLFLQGDEPCDTTYRDKKGKYQAQTGITLPRILK; from the coding sequence ATGGGACTTAAAGCGGATCATTGGATAAGAAAAATGGCAAAAGAATTTAAGATGATAGAACCCTTTTGTGAAGCAAATGTTGGAAAAGGGGTTGTGAGTTATGGAGTTTCAAGCTATGGTTATGATATAAGAGTGGGTAGGGAATTTAAAATTTTTACTAATGTTAATTCAACCGTTGTTGATCCAAAAAATTTTGTTGAGGAAAATGTGGTTGATTTTGTTGGTGATATTTGCATAGTGCCTGCAAATTCTTTTGCTTTAGCAAGAACGATAGAGTATTTTAGAATGCCTGATGATGTTTTAGCTATTTGTCTTGGAAAAAGCACCTATGCAAGATGTGGGATTATCGTTAATGTTACTCCATTTGAGCCGGGTTTTGAGGGACATATTACCATAGAAATTTCAAACACCACTCCCTTACCAGCCAAAATTTATGCCAATGAAGGTATAGCACAGGTATTGTTTTTACAAGGTGATGAGCCTTGCGATACAACCTATAGAGATAAAAAAGGTAAATATCAAGCCCAAACAGGCATCACTTTACCAAGAATTCTCAAATAA
- a CDS encoding SurA N-terminal domain-containing protein, with translation MKKFWIFLFFCANLANATLTNSIAVVVNKEPITSYDIQQTMKILNLSREQALNVLINEKIEISQIKQFEISVNDLEVDEGIKKMMAQGGMSLEQFRANLKAKGQSYESFRANFRKDLEKRKLYEKIANSNKTDFSEDGAKKFFEQNRNKFVFYANINVNIYSSQDAKILENLKNTKHTKLKAHNVNLNPNNADPRLLALLSQIEIGDFSPVLNSRDGYELYEVKSKSNQQNVEYEQIKNEVLNAYINEQRQNYIQDYFEKLRSKVSIEYLDR, from the coding sequence ATGAAAAAATTTTGGATATTTTTATTTTTTTGTGCGAATTTGGCGAATGCAACCCTCACAAATTCTATAGCTGTTGTGGTGAATAAAGAACCTATAACAAGCTATGACATACAGCAAACAATGAAAATTTTAAATCTTTCAAGAGAACAAGCTTTAAATGTGCTTATCAATGAAAAGATTGAAATTTCACAAATAAAACAATTTGAAATTTCTGTTAATGACCTTGAAGTTGATGAAGGCATTAAAAAAATGATGGCTCAAGGAGGAATGAGTTTAGAGCAATTTCGTGCAAATTTAAAGGCTAAGGGACAAAGTTATGAGAGTTTTCGTGCAAATTTTAGAAAAGATTTGGAAAAAAGAAAGCTCTATGAAAAGATTGCAAATTCTAACAAAACAGATTTTAGCGAAGATGGTGCAAAAAAATTTTTCGAGCAAAATAGAAATAAATTTGTATTTTATGCAAATATCAATGTCAATATTTATAGCTCACAAGATGCAAAAATTTTAGAAAATTTAAAAAATACTAAGCATACAAAACTGAAAGCCCATAATGTTAATTTAAATCCAAATAACGCTGACCCAAGACTTTTAGCACTTTTATCTCAAATTGAAATCGGTGATTTTTCTCCGGTTTTAAACTCAAGAGATGGTTATGAACTCTATGAAGTTAAAAGCAAGAGCAATCAACAAAATGTAGAATATGAGCAAATCAAAAACGAAGTGCTAAACGCTTATATCAATGAACAAAGGCAAAATTATATACAGGATTATTTTGAAAAACTTCGCTCGAAAGTTAGCATTGAATATTTGGATCGTTAA
- the accB gene encoding acetyl-CoA carboxylase biotin carboxyl carrier protein, which translates to MTKEEIKDLVNLFAETNISKIKIKDENGFEIELEKDIYPHLENPVCPPAATPQPINVNVVNEAQHNALAHSNNPSINSPMVGTFYQAPSPGATPFVKVGSMVKKGDVIAIIEAMKIMNEIEAEFNCRIIEVLVADGQPVEFGMPLFVVEKL; encoded by the coding sequence ATGACAAAAGAAGAGATTAAAGATTTAGTCAATTTATTTGCTGAAACGAATATTAGTAAAATCAAAATTAAAGATGAAAATGGCTTTGAAATTGAACTTGAAAAGGATATATATCCTCACTTAGAAAATCCCGTATGTCCTCCAGCTGCTACTCCACAGCCTATCAATGTGAATGTTGTCAATGAGGCTCAACATAACGCTTTAGCACATTCGAATAATCCAAGCATTAATAGCCCTATGGTAGGGACTTTTTATCAGGCTCCAAGTCCGGGTGCTACTCCTTTTGTCAAAGTAGGTTCTATGGTGAAAAAAGGTGATGTGATTGCCATTATTGAAGCGATGAAGATTATGAATGAAATTGAAGCAGAATTTAATTGTCGCATTATCGAAGTATTGGTGGCTGACGGACAGCCTGTTGAATTTGGTATGCCTTTATTTGTAGTGGAGAAGCTTTAA
- a CDS encoding acetyl-CoA carboxylase biotin carboxylase subunit: protein MEIKSILIANRGEIALRALRTIKEMGKKAICVYSEADKDALYLKYADASICIGKARSSESYLNIPAVISATEIAEADAIFPGYGFLSENQNFVEICAKHNIKFIGPSVEAMVLMSDKSKAKQVMQRAGVPVIPGSDGALKGIEAAKKLAKEIGYPIILKAAAGGGGRGMRVVEGEKDLEKAYWSAESEAMTAFGDGTLYMEKYIQNPRHIEVQIIGDSFGNVIHIGERDCSMQRRHQKLIEESPAILLDEKTRKNLHQTAIKAAKAIGYEGAGTFEFLVDKNLDFYFIEMNTRLQVEHCVSEMVSGIDIIEQMIKVAEGYALPPQENIKLNGHSIECRITAEDPKTFLPSPGKIIKYIPPAGRNVRMESHCYQDYSVPPYYDSMIGKLVVWAEDRHRAIAKMKVALDELVIHGIKTTKDFHLAMMENPDFISNNFDTNYLARH, encoded by the coding sequence ATGGAAATCAAAAGTATTTTAATTGCAAATCGTGGAGAAATTGCTCTACGTGCCTTAAGAACCATTAAAGAAATGGGAAAAAAGGCAATTTGCGTGTATTCTGAAGCTGATAAAGATGCACTCTATTTAAAATACGCTGACGCAAGTATTTGCATTGGCAAAGCAAGAAGCTCTGAAAGTTATCTTAATATCCCAGCAGTTATCAGTGCTACGGAGATTGCTGAAGCGGACGCAATTTTTCCGGGATATGGCTTTTTGAGTGAAAATCAAAATTTCGTTGAGATTTGTGCCAAACATAATATCAAATTCATAGGTCCATCTGTAGAAGCTATGGTTTTGATGAGTGATAAAAGCAAGGCAAAACAGGTTATGCAAAGAGCAGGCGTTCCGGTTATACCCGGAAGTGATGGGGCCTTAAAAGGTATTGAAGCAGCTAAAAAACTTGCTAAAGAGATAGGTTATCCTATAATTTTAAAGGCTGCTGCTGGTGGTGGCGGACGCGGTATGCGTGTGGTTGAAGGAGAAAAAGACTTAGAAAAAGCGTATTGGTCAGCTGAAAGTGAAGCCATGACAGCCTTTGGTGATGGGACTTTGTATATGGAAAAATACATACAAAATCCTCGTCATATTGAAGTGCAAATTATAGGCGATAGTTTTGGAAATGTGATTCATATTGGTGAAAGGGATTGCTCTATGCAAAGGAGGCATCAAAAACTCATCGAAGAAAGTCCGGCTATCTTGCTTGATGAAAAAACAAGAAAAAATTTACACCAAACAGCCATAAAGGCTGCTAAAGCCATAGGATACGAAGGAGCAGGTACTTTTGAATTTTTGGTGGATAAAAATTTAGATTTTTATTTTATAGAAATGAATACACGTTTGCAAGTGGAGCATTGTGTGAGTGAGATGGTGAGCGGGATTGATATTATCGAACAGATGATAAAAGTTGCTGAAGGATATGCCTTACCTCCTCAAGAGAACATTAAACTTAATGGACATTCTATAGAATGTAGAATTACAGCTGAAGATCCAAAAACTTTTTTGCCAAGTCCGGGAAAAATTATCAAATACATTCCTCCAGCAGGACGCAATGTGAGAATGGAAAGCCATTGTTATCAAGATTATAGTGTGCCTCCTTATTATGATTCGATGATAGGAAAACTTGTCGTTTGGGCTGAAGACAGACATAGGGCTATTGCTAAGATGAAAGTGGCTTTAGATGAATTGGTGATTCATGGGATTAAAACAACAAAGGATTTTCATTTAGCAATGATGGAAAATCCGGATTTTATAAGCAATAATTTTGATACAAATTACCTTGCAAGACATTAA